CGGTGCGCCCGCGTCGTCCAGGTTCACACCGCCACGGGTGCGGCGCCGGACCCGGCGGTTGCGCGCGGGACGCTCCTCCGCGGCGGGGGCGGTGGGGGCGGCGGCCCGGCGGCCACGGCCTCCGCGGCCGCCGGTCTCGCCCAGGTCCTCGACCTCCTCGGCGGCGAGCCCGGCCCGGGTGCGCTCGGCACGCGGGAGCACACCGGTGGTGCCCTGGGGGATGCTCAGCAGCTCATAGAGGTGCTCGGAGGTGGAGTACGTCTCCTCCGGCTCGTTGAACGGCAGGTCCAGCGCCTTGTTGATCAGCTGCCAGCGCGGGATGTCGTCCCAGTCGACGAGCGTGATCGCGATGCCCGAGGCGCCCGCGCGACCCGTACGGCCGATGCGGTGCAGATAGGTCTTCTCGTCCTCGGGCGACTGGTAGTTGATCACATGCGTGACGCCCTCGACGTCGATGCCGCGCGCGGCGACGTCGGTGCACACCAGCACGTCGACCTTGCCGTTGCGGAAGGCACGCAGCGCCTGCTCGCGCGCGCCCTGGCCGAGGTCGCCGTGGACCGCGCCGGAGGCGAAGCCACGGCGCGCGAGCTGATCGGCGATGTCGGCGGCGGTGCGCTTCGTACGGCAGAAGATCATCGCGAGACCGCGGCCGTCGGCCTGGAGCACCCGCGCCACGACTTCCGGCTTGTCCAGGGAGTGGGCGCGGAAGACATGCTGCGTGATGTTGGCCACAGTCGCGCCCTCGTCGTCCGGCGCGGTGGCACTGATGTGCGTGGGCTGCGACATGTAGCGCCGGGCCAGCGAGATGACCTGGCCCGGCATGGTGGCCGAGAAGAGCATCGTCTGGCGCTTGGCGGGCAGCAGCTGGATGATCTTCTCGACGTCGGGCAGGAAGCCCAGGTCGAGCATCTCGTCGGCCTCGTCCAGGACGAGCGCCTTGACGGCGGAGAGCCGCAGCTTCTTCTGGCCCGCCAGGTCCAGCAGCCGGCCCGGGGTGCCGACGACCACGTCGACGCCCTTCTTCAGCGCCTCGACCTGCGGTTCGTAGGCGCGGCCGCCGTAGATCGACACGACGCGGACGGCGCGGACCTTACCGGCGGTCAGCAGGTCGTTGGTCACCTGCTGGCACAGCTCGCGGGTGGGGACGACCACGAGCGCCTGCGGGGCGTCGGTCAGCTGCTCGGGCTTGGCCCGGCCCGCCTCGACGTCGGCGGGGACGATGACGCGCTCCAGCAGGGGGAGGCCGAAGCCCAGCGTCTTGCCGGTGCCGGTCTTGGCCTGTCCGATGACGTCGGTGCCGGAAAGGGCGACCGGAAGCGTCATCTCCTGGATGGGGAACGGGGACGTGATGCCGACGGCTTCCAGGGCCTCGGCAGTCTCGGGGAGGATCCCGAGTTCTCGGAAGGTGGTCAGGATGCTTGCCTCTTCTGTGAGCGCGGCGGGAGGCGGCGAAGGGGGTCGCACGGCGCCCGGGTGCACCGGCCTTGGGGATGGCCGGTTCGGCGCGGGACCACGGCCTTCGCTCGAGCGCACACGCCGCGAGCGGGTCCCTCCTGCCGTGCGCATAGGTGATGCGCGCCGCGCGGAGGGCGGTCGGGTTTGGAGCCGATCGGGCCACCGACCGGGCATCCGCATTCGTGGAACGACCCGCCGATACTCGGCGGGCGCATTTATCACTGTACCCCGTAAGCGCGCATCTGTGACCGGGCTGTCCGATGCGGGGCATCCGTGGGCATGGCTGACCAGGGCCTTCCCCGGGGCGCGGAGCGGGCTATTGTGCGCTCCATGGAGACGCCTGACACACCTGAGACGCCCGCCGCGACCACCGGGGACCGCGCAGGGGACGACGCAGCTCCGGGGAAGGACGGCGGGGAGAAGGCCCCGGAGCCCACCGGGATCGCCGCCCAGGACTGGGACACGGCGGCCGCCGATCCGCAGTACCGGGCCGCCGTGGTGGATCTGCTCGGCGCCCTCGCGTACGGCGAGCTGGCCGCCTTCGAGCGGCTGGCGGAGGACGCGAAGCTGGCGCCCACCCTCGAGGACAAGGCGGAGCTGGCGAAGATGGCGTCCGCCGAGTTCCACCACTTCGAGCGGCTTCGGGGGCGGCTGTCGGCGATCGGCGAGGAGCCCACGGAGGCGATGGAGCCGTTCGCGGCGGCGCTGGACGGGTTCCACCGGCAGACCGCGCCGTCCGACTGGCTGGAGGGCCTGGTCAAGGCGTATGTGGGCGACTCGATCGCCAGTGACTTCTACCGCGAGGTCGCGGCCCGGCTGGACTCCGACACCCGCGATCTGGTGCTCCAGGTGCTGGACGACACCGGCCACGCCTCGTTCGCGATCGAGAAGGTGCGGGCCGCGATCGAGGCCGATCCGCGGGTCGGCGGGCGGCTGGCGCTGTGGGCGCGGCGGCTGATGGGCGAGGCGCTGTCGCAGGCCCAGCGGGTGGTCGCGGACCGTGACGCGCTCTCCACGATGCTGGTCGGCGGGCTGGCCGACGGCTTCGACCTGGCGGAGGTGGGCCGGATGTTCTCCCGGATCACCGAGGCCCACACCAAGCGGATGGCCGCCCTGGGGCTCGCCGCCTAGGGGCGCCCGACGGATCGTGGCGGCTGCGGCGGGCTGTTACCCTCCCCGCCCCTTCCCACAACTGGGGCCTCCGCCCCAGACCCCGGGGTCCCAGGGGCGGAGCCTGGTATCGGGAAGGGGAGGGGA
This genomic interval from Streptomyces asiaticus contains the following:
- a CDS encoding DEAD/DEAH box helicase; the encoded protein is MTLPVALSGTDVIGQAKTGTGKTLGFGLPLLERVIVPADVEAGRAKPEQLTDAPQALVVVPTRELCQQVTNDLLTAGKVRAVRVVSIYGGRAYEPQVEALKKGVDVVVGTPGRLLDLAGQKKLRLSAVKALVLDEADEMLDLGFLPDVEKIIQLLPAKRQTMLFSATMPGQVISLARRYMSQPTHISATAPDDEGATVANITQHVFRAHSLDKPEVVARVLQADGRGLAMIFCRTKRTAADIADQLARRGFASGAVHGDLGQGAREQALRAFRNGKVDVLVCTDVAARGIDVEGVTHVINYQSPEDEKTYLHRIGRTGRAGASGIAITLVDWDDIPRWQLINKALDLPFNEPEETYSTSEHLYELLSIPQGTTGVLPRAERTRAGLAAEEVEDLGETGGRGGRGRRAAAPTAPAAEERPARNRRVRRRTRGGVNLDDAGAPEGAAAAESAADTAEGATEPRRPRRRRRTRGGMASAGSEAATAAVETAEAAQPEAEPAEAAEAAAKPRRRRTRGARAVEAAESGVTESTDAAHAAEAAEAAVTAVATAEAPEAVEAPAEPRRRTRAKAAEAVETAEGTTEAAEAAKPRRRTRAKATEAAQTAAEAAEGTTDAVDAAETADAPAKPRRRTRKATETAETAEGTVEEAKPRRRTRKAAAAETAVAAAEGTTEPVDAAETADAPAKPRRRTRKAVETAEAAVETAEGMTEEAKPRRRTRAAAKADAVDAQPEAEAAEAPAKPRRTRAKATKAAEAAVASAEGTTEAEGDEAAKPRRRTRAKAATAAPAADEAEAAPAKPRRRTRAKAAEAVEATVEG
- a CDS encoding ferritin-like fold-containing protein, encoding MRSMETPDTPETPAATTGDRAGDDAAPGKDGGEKAPEPTGIAAQDWDTAAADPQYRAAVVDLLGALAYGELAAFERLAEDAKLAPTLEDKAELAKMASAEFHHFERLRGRLSAIGEEPTEAMEPFAAALDGFHRQTAPSDWLEGLVKAYVGDSIASDFYREVAARLDSDTRDLVLQVLDDTGHASFAIEKVRAAIEADPRVGGRLALWARRLMGEALSQAQRVVADRDALSTMLVGGLADGFDLAEVGRMFSRITEAHTKRMAALGLAA